The proteins below are encoded in one region of Pseudonocardia sp. DSM 110487:
- the nadD gene encoding nicotinate-nucleotide adenylyltransferase, which produces MHRKIGVMGGTFDPIHNGHLVAASEVAHRFGLDEVIFVPTGRPWQKTDRAVSRSEDRYLMTVVATASNPMFSVSRVDIDRPGPTYTADTLTDLRAEYPDAELYFITGADALAQILTWQRLDELFRLAHFVGVTRPGYTLDDNHLPDGAVSLVEVPAMAISSTDCRRRVEGGRPVWYLVPDGVVQYISKRRLYRDEKS; this is translated from the coding sequence GTGCACCGCAAGATCGGCGTCATGGGCGGGACGTTCGACCCGATTCACAACGGCCACCTCGTGGCGGCCAGCGAGGTGGCACACCGCTTCGGCCTGGACGAAGTGATATTCGTGCCGACGGGCCGGCCATGGCAGAAGACCGACCGCGCGGTGAGCCGCTCCGAGGACCGTTATCTCATGACGGTAGTTGCCACCGCCTCCAACCCGATGTTCTCGGTGAGCCGGGTCGACATCGACCGGCCGGGCCCGACCTACACCGCCGACACGCTCACCGATCTGCGTGCCGAGTACCCCGACGCGGAGCTGTACTTCATCACCGGCGCCGACGCGCTCGCCCAGATCCTCACCTGGCAGCGGCTCGACGAGCTCTTCCGGCTCGCCCACTTCGTCGGCGTGACGCGGCCGGGGTACACGCTCGACGACAACCACCTCCCGGACGGCGCGGTCTCGCTCGTCGAGGTGCCGGCGATGGCGATCTCGTCCACCGACTGCCGCCGGCGGGTGGAGGGCGGCCGGCCGGTCTGGTATCTCGTGCCGGACGGGGTGGTGCAGTACATCTCCAAGCGCCGCCTCTACCGGGACGAGAAGTCCTGA
- a CDS encoding nuclear transport factor 2 family protein, which yields MADRPPLPPFTLETAKRKVQAAEDAWNTRDPERVSLAYSEDSVWRNRDRFVCGRSEIVEFLTEKWEREFDYALRKSLWTFADNRIAVRFQYECHDAAGVWYRSYGNENWEFDEHGLMVRREASINDLVIDESERRIFGSRQEGERDLEIPLQ from the coding sequence ATGGCCGACCGCCCGCCGCTTCCCCCGTTCACCCTCGAAACCGCGAAGCGGAAGGTGCAGGCCGCCGAGGATGCCTGGAACACCCGCGACCCGGAGCGCGTGTCGCTCGCCTACAGCGAGGACTCGGTGTGGCGCAACCGCGACCGCTTCGTGTGCGGCCGAAGCGAGATCGTCGAGTTCCTGACCGAGAAGTGGGAGCGCGAGTTCGACTACGCGCTGCGCAAGTCGCTGTGGACCTTCGCGGACAACCGCATCGCGGTGCGCTTCCAGTACGAGTGCCACGACGCGGCCGGGGTCTGGTACCGCAGCTACGGCAACGAGAACTGGGAGTTCGACGAGCATGGCCTGATGGTGCGGCGGGAGGCCAGCATCAACGACCTCGTGATCGACGAGTCGGAGCGGCGGATCTTCGGGTCGCGTCAGGAGGGGGAGCGCGACCTGGAGATCCCGCTCCAGTAG
- a CDS encoding SDR family oxidoreductase — translation MERVNDRTALVTGANKGIGFAVAQGLGAIGFTVAVGARDDARREQAVERLRAAGVGAFGVALDVTSDDSVAAAAATIEQAAGRLDVLVNNAGISGRTDGGAQDPTTLDLDVVRTVLDTNVFGVVRVTNAMLPLLRRADSPRIVNMSSNMGSLSLQTGPIMAAYAPSKSMLNSVTAQYARRLADTNVIVNAGCPGYVATDFTGFNAPRTPEQGAAIAIRLATLPDDGPRGGFFDDEGAVPW, via the coding sequence ATGGAGCGAGTGAACGACAGGACTGCGCTGGTCACCGGCGCGAACAAGGGAATCGGCTTCGCCGTCGCACAGGGTCTCGGAGCGATCGGCTTCACGGTTGCGGTGGGCGCGCGCGACGATGCCAGGCGCGAGCAGGCCGTCGAGCGTCTGCGCGCCGCAGGCGTCGGCGCGTTCGGGGTCGCCCTCGACGTCACCTCCGACGACAGCGTCGCCGCGGCAGCGGCGACCATCGAGCAGGCGGCAGGACGGCTCGACGTGCTCGTCAACAACGCCGGCATCTCCGGCCGGACCGACGGTGGCGCGCAGGACCCGACGACGCTCGATCTCGACGTCGTCCGCACCGTTCTCGACACGAACGTGTTCGGGGTCGTCCGGGTGACGAACGCGATGCTCCCGCTGCTCCGCCGCGCGGACTCGCCGCGCATCGTCAACATGTCGAGCAACATGGGCTCGCTGTCACTGCAGACCGGCCCGATCATGGCCGCGTACGCACCGTCGAAGTCGATGCTCAACAGTGTCACGGCGCAGTACGCCCGCCGGCTCGCCGACACGAACGTCATCGTGAACGCCGGCTGCCCCGGCTACGTCGCGACCGACTTCACCGGCTTCAACGCTCCGCGGACGCCCGAGCAGGGCGCCGCGATCGCGATCCGGCTCGCCACCCTGCCGGATGACGGCCCGCGCGGCGGCTTCTTCGACGACGAGGGCGCCGTCCCCTGGTGA
- a CDS encoding SPW repeat protein produces MTRTWRRWQDWAAVVIGVLTLLSPIVVSTTTAALWTLIVFGVLIAGTALWSLAQPDSVASEYVHAVLGVLLFISPWVFGYADMAGAAWTSWVAGVLTVAVGLAAVPAAQAEHRGGLAAH; encoded by the coding sequence ATGACCAGGACATGGCGCCGGTGGCAGGACTGGGCGGCAGTCGTGATCGGTGTGCTCACGCTGCTGTCGCCGATCGTGGTGTCCACCACCACTGCAGCACTGTGGACACTGATCGTGTTCGGCGTCCTGATCGCCGGCACGGCACTGTGGTCGCTCGCGCAGCCCGATTCGGTGGCCAGTGAGTACGTGCACGCGGTGCTCGGCGTCCTGTTGTTCATCTCGCCGTGGGTGTTCGGCTACGCCGACATGGCGGGCGCGGCCTGGACGTCCTGGGTCGCGGGTGTGCTGACGGTCGCGGTGGGGCTCGCTGCAGTGCCTGCGGCCCAGGCGGAGCACCGAGGCGGCCTGGCAGCGCACTGA
- a CDS encoding ABC transporter permease encodes MRATDRWLAIAGMLAVLALAEVIGRTGLGGVGWPPISEVLLFLTEPPARQLLGRALAATGAAAGAGFALGTIVALLVTAVGALLPSTAPGLDRLAAVLHAVPLIAVGPLLITIAGRDATPTLVAALAAGFAVFIAATSALAATNDAQRDVFTVLGAGRLVTLLRLQLPAGVPLIVDGLTLAAPAAVLGAVIGEWFGARRGIGVLLVSSMQNLQVEQLWAAALTAAAVSLLAYVLLVALRGVVNRRFS; translated from the coding sequence GTGAGGGCCACCGACCGCTGGCTCGCCATTGCGGGCATGCTCGCGGTGCTGGCGCTGGCCGAGGTGATCGGACGGACCGGGCTGGGCGGGGTCGGGTGGCCGCCGATCAGCGAGGTGCTGCTGTTCCTGACCGAGCCACCGGCGCGGCAGCTGCTCGGGAGGGCACTGGCAGCCACCGGGGCGGCCGCTGGCGCCGGCTTCGCGCTCGGGACGATCGTCGCGTTGCTGGTCACGGCGGTCGGTGCGCTGCTGCCGAGCACGGCACCGGGCCTCGACCGGCTGGCCGCCGTGCTCCACGCCGTGCCGCTGATCGCCGTCGGCCCGCTCCTGATCACGATCGCGGGCCGCGACGCCACCCCGACGCTGGTGGCCGCGCTCGCCGCCGGGTTCGCGGTGTTCATCGCGGCCACGTCCGCGCTCGCCGCCACGAACGACGCGCAGCGTGACGTGTTCACCGTGCTCGGCGCCGGGCGGCTGGTCACGCTCCTGCGGCTGCAGCTGCCCGCGGGCGTGCCGCTGATCGTCGACGGGCTCACCCTCGCGGCCCCGGCCGCGGTGCTCGGCGCCGTGATCGGTGAGTGGTTCGGGGCCCGGCGCGGCATCGGAGTGCTGCTGGTCAGCTCGATGCAGAACCTGCAGGTCGAGCAGCTGTGGGCGGCGGCGCTGACCGCAGCCGCGGTCTCATTGCTCGCCTACGTGCTGCTCGTCGCGCTACGCGGCGTGGTGAACCGGAGATTCTCGTGA
- a CDS encoding TetR/AcrR family transcriptional regulator has protein sequence MPSLDTETARTRLLDAAEELFYARGIQAVGMDEIRSSAGLPLKRVYALYPAKEHLVEAYLQRRDVRWRGRLAAAVEEVADPRERILAVFDWLGSWFREPGFRGCAWINGFGELGAVSAAMARQARDHKRAFAGYVAGLVAGAGLPAELGPQLVLLAEGAMVTAGILGTDAPAAQARGAAEALLRC, from the coding sequence ATGCCTTCGCTCGACACCGAGACCGCGCGTACCCGCCTGCTGGACGCCGCGGAGGAGCTGTTCTACGCCCGCGGGATCCAGGCGGTGGGCATGGACGAGATCCGCTCGTCCGCCGGCCTGCCCCTCAAGCGCGTCTACGCGCTCTATCCGGCGAAGGAGCACCTGGTCGAGGCCTACCTGCAGCGCCGCGACGTCCGATGGCGGGGGCGGCTCGCGGCGGCCGTCGAGGAGGTGGCGGACCCACGGGAGCGGATCCTCGCGGTGTTCGACTGGCTCGGCTCGTGGTTCCGGGAGCCCGGGTTCCGCGGTTGCGCGTGGATCAACGGGTTCGGCGAGCTCGGCGCGGTGTCGGCCGCGATGGCCCGGCAGGCCCGCGACCACAAGCGGGCGTTCGCCGGCTACGTCGCGGGGCTCGTCGCCGGCGCAGGCCTGCCGGCCGAGCTCGGTCCGCAGCTGGTGTTGCTCGCCGAAGGCGCCATGGTCACGGCCGGCATCCTCGGGACGGACGCCCCCGCGGCGCAGGCGCGCGGCGCGGCCGAGGCGTTGCTCCGGTGTTGA
- a CDS encoding TauD/TfdA family dioxygenase, whose protein sequence is MQLSPELAEACVVPRRVSSPEEAREVVDADGAAIVGGIADEEAAIAFGRAMLGEDLRRIGRQIEATKKRGEEESAKVAEQPADARGRKRMFVTDTSLAMPAHNDGFAFGDYAPDRLFLFSARPAETGGESFLVDGVAVLDILDRDPANAEMVRFCRTVDIDHSEPNFPQGTYSPILRTTPAGRPQVRHHPYLAPVTGPDEAAQWPFVKHWTAAVTAARDTGPRFRLEAGEMACVDNYRLFHGRHGHTDPARLLYSIWGWSRSAVAVPAGELDIVMPKAPAQLAG, encoded by the coding sequence ATGCAGCTGAGTCCCGAGCTCGCCGAGGCCTGTGTGGTGCCCCGCCGGGTATCGAGCCCGGAAGAGGCCCGCGAGGTCGTCGACGCCGATGGCGCCGCGATCGTGGGCGGCATCGCCGACGAGGAGGCCGCAATCGCCTTCGGCAGGGCGATGCTCGGCGAGGACCTGCGGCGCATCGGCCGGCAGATCGAGGCCACCAAGAAGCGGGGCGAGGAGGAGAGCGCGAAGGTCGCGGAGCAGCCCGCCGACGCCCGCGGTCGCAAGCGCATGTTCGTCACCGACACGTCGCTCGCGATGCCCGCGCACAACGACGGGTTCGCCTTCGGCGACTACGCGCCGGACCGGCTGTTCCTGTTCAGCGCGCGCCCGGCGGAAACCGGCGGCGAGTCGTTCCTCGTCGACGGCGTCGCGGTGCTCGACATCCTCGACCGCGACCCGGCCAACGCGGAGATGGTCCGGTTCTGCCGCACCGTGGACATCGACCACTCCGAGCCGAACTTCCCGCAGGGCACCTACTCGCCGATCCTGCGCACCACGCCCGCCGGGCGCCCGCAGGTGCGCCACCACCCGTACCTCGCGCCGGTCACGGGGCCGGACGAGGCGGCGCAGTGGCCGTTCGTGAAGCACTGGACGGCTGCGGTGACGGCCGCCCGCGACACCGGGCCGCGGTTCCGGCTGGAGGCCGGCGAGATGGCGTGCGTCGACAACTACCGGCTCTTCCACGGCCGCCACGGCCACACCGACCCGGCACGCCTGCTCTATTCGATCTGGGGCTGGAGCCGCTCCGCCGTCGCGGTGCCGGCGGGCGAGCTGGACATCGTGATGCCGAAGGCGCCGGCTCAACTGGCGGGCTGA
- a CDS encoding ABC transporter permease yields MISRYWTVLALLVAWQLYSSLSGLNRIVVPGPVSVFGDVVANVGVYLPDLAWTLGMAAAGLAVGMALGTALAVAVWSSRVVSGMMTPVALIMRSVPVVAMIPVLARVFGYGWTTVLVITSVVSFFPAFVLVGARLRDAPAATSDLMTVLGASRLTLLRRLLLPHAVPGMLVAFRLTASTAVLGAMLAEYLMGGRGLGTLFAQSVSFYQVDRAWGTALVATAVSVASFVAARAVERWGVARFT; encoded by the coding sequence GTGATCTCGCGCTACTGGACCGTGCTCGCGCTGCTCGTCGCGTGGCAGCTGTACTCGTCGCTGTCCGGCCTCAACCGGATCGTCGTGCCCGGGCCGGTCAGCGTGTTCGGCGACGTCGTGGCGAACGTCGGCGTGTACCTGCCGGACCTCGCGTGGACGCTAGGCATGGCCGCGGCAGGGCTCGCCGTCGGGATGGCGCTCGGCACCGCACTGGCCGTCGCGGTGTGGTCGTCTCGCGTCGTGTCCGGGATGATGACGCCGGTCGCGCTGATCATGCGCTCGGTGCCGGTCGTCGCGATGATCCCGGTGCTGGCCAGGGTGTTCGGCTACGGCTGGACCACCGTGCTCGTGATCACGAGCGTCGTCTCGTTCTTCCCGGCGTTCGTGCTGGTCGGCGCCCGGCTGCGGGACGCGCCGGCTGCCACGTCCGACCTCATGACCGTGCTCGGCGCCTCCCGGCTCACGCTGCTGCGGCGCCTGCTCCTCCCGCACGCCGTGCCCGGCATGCTCGTGGCCTTCCGGCTGACGGCGTCGACTGCGGTGCTCGGCGCGATGCTCGCCGAGTACCTGATGGGCGGGCGCGGCCTCGGCACGCTGTTCGCGCAGTCGGTCAGCTTCTACCAGGTCGACAGGGCGTGGGGCACCGCGCTCGTCGCGACCGCCGTCTCCGTCGCCTCCTTCGTGGCCGCCCGCGCCGTCGAGCGCTGGGGCGTCGCCCGGTTCACCTGA
- a CDS encoding alpha-ketoglutarate-dependent dioxygenase AlkB: MAAPDLAWQPSLLDAPVLELDRSFAALHRRELAEGAWVDHAPGWCRGADELFARLLAETPWSGREVRMYDRVVPEPRLTHRWRLDEGPAPPAELCEMAEVLSARYGVAFTQVGANLYRDGADSVAWHGDRVARELPEAVVALVSLGGVRPFRLRPSGGGASIGYLPGPGDLLVMGGSCQRTWQHAVPKTRVSAPRISIQFRHAYVR, from the coding sequence ATGGCCGCACCGGACCTCGCCTGGCAGCCCTCCCTGCTCGACGCGCCCGTGCTCGAGCTGGACCGGTCGTTCGCCGCGCTGCACCGCCGGGAGCTCGCAGAGGGGGCGTGGGTCGACCACGCGCCCGGCTGGTGTCGCGGGGCCGACGAGCTCTTCGCCCGGCTGCTGGCGGAGACGCCGTGGTCGGGCCGCGAGGTGCGCATGTACGACCGCGTCGTCCCCGAGCCCCGGCTCACCCATCGGTGGCGGCTCGACGAGGGTCCCGCGCCGCCTGCTGAGCTGTGCGAGATGGCGGAGGTGCTGAGTGCGCGGTACGGCGTGGCGTTCACGCAGGTCGGGGCCAATCTGTACCGGGATGGCGCCGACAGCGTCGCGTGGCACGGCGACCGCGTGGCCCGCGAGCTGCCGGAGGCCGTCGTCGCGCTCGTCTCGCTCGGTGGGGTGCGCCCGTTCCGCCTGCGACCCTCAGGCGGAGGCGCGTCGATCGGCTACCTCCCGGGTCCGGGCGATCTGCTGGTCATGGGCGGTTCGTGCCAGCGCACGTGGCAGCACGCCGTGCCGAAGACACGGGTGTCGGCGCCGCGGATCAGCATCCAGTTCCGGCACGCCTACGTCCGCTGA
- a CDS encoding ABC transporter ATP-binding protein, translating to MLTRPSTATAIALTGIVKDFPLRRGETVRALDGLDLEIGHGEFVALLGPSGCGKSTVLRLVAGLEQATEGEVAVEGASPADLIRSHRLGVAFQEHALLPWATARDNVALPFRVAGRAVDRERVSALLELVGLGGFEDARPRQLSGGMRQRVAIARALALEPDVLLLDEPFGALDAVTRRRMNLELARIWAEQRITTLLVTHDVDEAVLLADRVVVMTGRPGRVRHVQEIRIPRPRGTEVTRDPGFHAIVDELTALLDDPEAAQ from the coding sequence ATGCTCACCCGCCCCAGCACTGCCACCGCGATCGCCCTGACCGGCATCGTGAAGGACTTCCCGCTGCGCCGGGGCGAGACGGTGCGGGCCCTCGACGGGCTCGACCTCGAGATCGGCCACGGCGAGTTCGTGGCGCTGCTCGGCCCGTCGGGCTGCGGGAAGTCCACGGTGCTGCGCCTGGTCGCGGGCCTGGAACAGGCGACGGAGGGCGAAGTGGCGGTAGAGGGCGCCAGCCCTGCCGACCTGATCCGCAGCCACCGCCTCGGGGTGGCCTTCCAGGAACACGCCCTCCTGCCGTGGGCCACCGCCCGCGACAACGTCGCGCTGCCCTTCCGGGTGGCGGGACGTGCGGTCGACCGCGAACGCGTCTCGGCGCTGCTGGAGCTCGTCGGGCTCGGCGGTTTCGAGGACGCGCGGCCGCGGCAGCTGTCCGGCGGGATGCGCCAGCGCGTCGCCATCGCCCGCGCGCTCGCGCTCGAGCCCGACGTCCTGCTGCTCGACGAGCCCTTCGGCGCTCTCGATGCGGTCACGAGGCGGCGGATGAACCTCGAGCTCGCCCGCATCTGGGCCGAACAGCGGATCACGACCCTCCTCGTCACCCACGACGTCGACGAGGCCGTGCTGCTCGCCGACCGCGTCGTCGTCATGACGGGACGGCCGGGCCGGGTGCGGCACGTCCAGGAGATCCGGATCCCGCGCCCGCGGGGAACGGAGGTCACCCGCGACCCGGGGTTCCACGCGATCGTCGACGAGCTGACCGCGCTGCTCGACGACCCCGAGGCGGCGCAGTGA
- a CDS encoding TetR/AcrR family transcriptional regulator: MSDVPPPDEPGARERILAAAEELFAEAGFDATPTSRIAERAGVPKGLVHYYFKRKPDLLSALIERLPEDRIEAAALVVPGDVASSLHRLVDAFDTALDSSAVLSHLLWREADTHPAVLRALQARFERMVELIRQVVAGALPRGGPAADVDCAARLLASVVTYRHSVARHAADTREAMHRELRFLADALAAGAGARAATS; the protein is encoded by the coding sequence ATGAGCGACGTCCCGCCGCCCGACGAGCCTGGAGCCCGAGAGCGGATCCTCGCGGCTGCCGAGGAGCTCTTCGCCGAGGCTGGTTTCGACGCCACACCGACGTCCCGCATCGCGGAACGGGCGGGCGTGCCGAAGGGCCTCGTCCACTACTACTTCAAGCGCAAACCGGACCTGCTGTCCGCGCTGATCGAGCGGCTGCCCGAGGATCGGATCGAGGCGGCGGCCCTTGTCGTCCCCGGCGACGTCGCATCCAGCCTGCATCGCCTCGTCGACGCGTTCGACACGGCGCTCGATTCGTCGGCGGTGTTGTCCCATCTGCTGTGGCGGGAGGCCGACACCCACCCGGCGGTGCTCCGCGCGCTGCAGGCGCGTTTCGAACGGATGGTCGAGCTGATCCGGCAGGTCGTCGCGGGCGCGCTCCCGCGCGGCGGCCCGGCTGCCGACGTCGACTGTGCCGCGCGTCTCCTCGCGTCGGTGGTCACCTACCGGCACTCGGTGGCCCGGCACGCCGCCGACACGCGGGAGGCCATGCACCGCGAGCTGCGCTTCCTCGCCGACGCGCTGGCCGCGGGAGCGGGCGCCCGCGCCGCGACGTCGTGA
- a CDS encoding LysR family transcriptional regulator, protein MRDLETRELRYFVAVAEELHFGRAAVRLGIAQPPLSRAIRQLEQRLGVQLLDRDRRGVALTDAGRVLLREARAALDAVAAAAHRTRRAGNPTRPLVLATKAGASHELLRRLLDSLGREPGATPVDVLLCEVGEQARLLRDGRADVALMHRPFDDLAGFDTEDLYVEGQVAILPAGHPLAARDQLTLADVRDVPGLPIARWPRLDGSYPEGAGPEVHTQSQLAQLVALDRTLLVIPASSRAWQWPEHVAVPVVDAPDVTTVIAWPPSSHSPAVASLVRSAAGIHGTAPLAPAG, encoded by the coding sequence GTGCGCGATCTCGAGACCCGCGAACTCAGGTACTTCGTCGCGGTCGCCGAGGAACTGCACTTCGGACGCGCCGCCGTTCGACTCGGGATCGCACAACCGCCGCTCTCTCGCGCGATCCGCCAGCTGGAGCAGCGGCTCGGCGTCCAGCTCCTCGACCGCGACCGTCGTGGAGTGGCGCTCACCGACGCGGGCAGGGTGCTGCTCCGCGAGGCAAGGGCGGCCCTCGATGCGGTCGCGGCCGCCGCGCATCGGACGCGCCGAGCCGGGAATCCGACGCGGCCGCTGGTGCTCGCGACGAAGGCCGGGGCGTCCCACGAGCTGCTGCGTCGGCTCCTCGACTCGCTTGGGCGCGAGCCGGGTGCGACACCGGTCGACGTCCTCCTGTGCGAGGTCGGCGAGCAGGCACGGCTGCTGCGCGACGGGCGCGCCGACGTGGCACTCATGCATCGCCCGTTCGACGACCTCGCCGGGTTCGACACCGAGGACCTCTACGTGGAGGGCCAGGTCGCGATCCTGCCGGCGGGGCATCCGCTCGCAGCACGCGATCAGCTCACGCTGGCTGATGTCCGCGACGTGCCGGGCCTGCCGATCGCGCGATGGCCCCGGCTCGACGGGTCCTACCCGGAGGGGGCCGGACCGGAGGTGCACACCCAGTCACAGCTCGCTCAGCTCGTGGCGCTGGACAGGACGCTGCTCGTCATCCCCGCCTCCAGCCGTGCCTGGCAGTGGCCCGAACACGTCGCGGTACCCGTCGTCGACGCGCCGGACGTCACCACGGTGATCGCCTGGCCGCCGAGCAGTCACTCACCGGCCGTTGCGTCACTCGTCCGCTCGGCAGCCGGGATCCACGGCACCGCGCCGCTCGCGCCCGCGGGCTGA
- a CDS encoding TetR/AcrR family transcriptional regulator, with product MGGEPERDRLLRLIADYVLEHGIAGMTLRGLGSAIGTNNRMLLYYFGSKEQLIGQALGEAAQRFPAFTAGMAALDDPAVPLVDRLLAAWQGIAAQENRPFLQLFFEVFGHAVHNPGRFDDFLARVGHDWTNQVAKALQAEGIPATEAVALAREIVAVWRGLQFDLLSTGDAAAVAASYAGTAAAFAKRCEATKSGQPAS from the coding sequence ATGGGCGGCGAACCGGAGCGGGACCGGCTGCTCCGGCTCATCGCGGACTACGTCCTCGAGCATGGGATCGCCGGCATGACGCTGCGCGGCCTCGGCAGCGCGATCGGCACGAACAACCGCATGCTGCTCTACTACTTCGGCTCGAAGGAGCAGCTGATCGGGCAGGCCCTGGGAGAGGCCGCGCAGCGGTTCCCGGCGTTCACCGCCGGGATGGCGGCCCTCGACGACCCCGCCGTCCCGCTCGTCGACCGCCTGCTCGCGGCGTGGCAGGGCATCGCGGCGCAGGAGAACCGCCCGTTCCTGCAGCTGTTCTTCGAGGTCTTCGGCCATGCCGTGCACAACCCCGGTCGGTTCGACGACTTCCTCGCCCGCGTCGGGCACGACTGGACCAACCAGGTGGCCAAGGCACTGCAGGCCGAGGGCATCCCGGCGACGGAAGCCGTCGCGCTCGCGCGGGAGATCGTCGCCGTATGGCGCGGGCTGCAGTTCGACCTGCTCTCCACGGGCGACGCGGCCGCGGTGGCGGCGAGCTACGCCGGCACCGCGGCCGCGTTCGCGAAGCGCTGTGAAGCAACCAAATCTGGTCAGCCCGCCAGTTGA
- a CDS encoding VWA domain-containing protein → MEPALTVPEHGLPGHLVDFVGALRRHGVSVGPGETIDAARVLTALDLTHREHLREGLAAALLRRSGQREVFDPLFDLYFPAALGAGARPVDVPRVDGGPVDVDALREVLADLLRDGDPAALAELARAAIDALGRSGAAGTGVRGAAARPGWSAYQALRALSPETLLAQVLAGLRAGDDFADEMLRRDVRDRIAAFRRMVTDEVRRRTAEIRGREQVARSAVPTQVEQVEFLSAHAEQLARLRRTVHPLARRLASRLAVRRRHAKRGELDMRRTLRRSMSTGGVPMRPAHRKRRPGRPELVVLCDVSGSVAGFSHFTLLLVQALREQFSKVRVFAFVERADEVTHLFEPGAELSGVMQRVLREADLVTFDGHSDYGSSFGRFAEHWGDAVGPKTSLLVLGDARTNYRDPNLTVLKRLVGQARHAHWLNPEPRRQWGSGDSAALRYADVLPMHECRTAAQLADVVEALLPV, encoded by the coding sequence GTGGAGCCGGCGCTGACCGTCCCCGAGCACGGCCTGCCCGGGCACCTGGTCGACTTCGTCGGCGCGCTGCGCCGCCACGGGGTGTCGGTCGGGCCGGGGGAGACCATCGACGCCGCGCGCGTGCTCACCGCCCTCGACCTCACGCACCGCGAGCACCTGCGGGAAGGCCTCGCGGCCGCGTTGCTGCGCAGGTCCGGGCAGCGCGAGGTCTTCGACCCGCTGTTCGACCTGTACTTCCCGGCCGCACTCGGAGCCGGTGCCCGTCCGGTGGACGTGCCTCGGGTCGACGGCGGTCCGGTCGACGTCGACGCGTTGCGTGAGGTGCTCGCCGACCTGCTGCGGGACGGCGACCCGGCGGCCCTCGCCGAGCTGGCCCGCGCGGCCATCGACGCGCTGGGGCGCTCCGGCGCGGCGGGCACGGGGGTGCGCGGCGCGGCGGCGCGGCCCGGCTGGTCGGCCTACCAGGCGCTGCGCGCGCTCTCCCCGGAGACGCTGCTGGCGCAGGTCCTCGCCGGCCTGCGTGCCGGTGACGACTTCGCGGACGAGATGCTCCGAAGGGACGTCCGCGATCGCATCGCCGCGTTCCGAAGGATGGTCACCGACGAGGTGCGCAGGCGCACCGCCGAGATCCGCGGCCGCGAACAGGTCGCGCGCTCCGCGGTGCCGACACAGGTCGAGCAGGTCGAGTTCCTCTCCGCCCACGCCGAGCAGCTGGCCCGGCTGCGGCGCACGGTGCACCCGCTGGCCCGCCGTCTCGCGTCCCGCCTCGCGGTGCGCCGCAGGCACGCCAAGCGCGGCGAGCTGGACATGCGGCGCACGCTGCGCCGCTCGATGTCCACCGGCGGCGTGCCGATGCGCCCGGCCCACCGCAAGCGTCGGCCGGGGCGTCCCGAGCTGGTGGTGCTGTGCGACGTGTCCGGGTCGGTCGCCGGGTTCAGCCACTTCACGCTGCTGCTCGTGCAGGCGCTGCGGGAGCAGTTCAGCAAGGTGCGGGTGTTCGCGTTCGTGGAGCGCGCCGACGAGGTCACGCACCTGTTCGAGCCCGGGGCGGAGCTGTCCGGCGTGATGCAGCGGGTGCTGCGGGAGGCCGACCTCGTCACGTTCGACGGGCACAGCGACTACGGCAGTTCGTTCGGCCGCTTCGCCGAGCACTGGGGTGACGCCGTCGGACCGAAGACCTCCCTGCTCGTGCTGGGCGACGCCCGCACCAACTACCGCGACCCCAACCTGACGGTGCTGAAGCGGCTGGTCGGGCAGGCGCGCCATGCGCACTGGCTCAACCCGGAGCCGCGGCGGCAGTGGGGCAGCGGAGACTCCGCCGCCCTGCGCTACGCCGACGTCCTCCCGATGCACGAGTGCCGCACCGCCGCCCAGCTCGCCGACGTGGTCGAGGCGCTGCTGCCGGTGTGA